One part of the Gossypium raimondii isolate GPD5lz chromosome 1, ASM2569854v1, whole genome shotgun sequence genome encodes these proteins:
- the LOC105785867 gene encoding proteasome subunit beta type-5 has product MKLDTSGLESAAPVWGAPSELVDGFSAGPSFDLPNTTDFDGFQKEAIQMVKPAKGTTTLAFIFKEGVMVAADSRASMGGYISSQSVKKIIEINPYMLGTMAGGAADCQFWHRNLGIKCRLHELANKRRISVTGASKLLANILYSYRGMGLSVGTMIAGWDETGPGLYYVDSEGGRLKGMRFSVGSGSPYAYGVLDNGYRYDMSVEEAAELARRAIYHATFRDGASGGVASVYYVGPNGWKKLSGDDVGELHYKYYPVMPSTVEQEMVEVGGA; this is encoded by the exons ATGAAGCTTGACACCAGCGGACTAGAATCGGCTGCTCCTGTCTGGGGTGCTCCCAGTGAACTTGTTGACGGGTTTTCGGCTGGTCCGTCGTTCGATCTCCCAAACACTACTGAT TTTGATGGGTTTCAAAAAGAAGCTATCCAGATGGTAAAACCTGCTAAGGGTACCACCACGCTAGCTTTCATCTTTAAGGAAGGGGTCATGGTTGCCGCTGATTCTAGAGCTAGCATGGGAGGCTATATCT CTTCACAGTCAGTGAAGAAAATTATTGAAATCAATCCTTACATGCTTGGAACAATGGCTGGAGGAGCTGCTGACTGCCAGTTTTGGCACAGAAATTTAGGCATCAAG TGCCGGCTGCATGAATTAGCAAACAAGCGTAGAATTTCAGTTACGGGGGCATCAAAACTGTTGGCAAACATTCTCTATTCTTACCGAGGAATGGGACTTTCGGTTGGAACCATGATTGCTGGATGGGATGAAACG GGCCCTGGACTATACTATGTGGACAGTGAAGGGGGAAGGTTAAAAGGAATGCGTTTCTCTGTTGGATCTGGTTCACCATATGCTTATGGTGTGCTGGATAATGG CTATCGGTATGATATGTCTGTTGAAGAGGCTGCAGAGTTGGCCAGACGAGCTATTTATCATGCCACATTCCGAGATGGAGCCAGTGGTGGTGTTGCCAGCG TTTACTACGTGGGACCAAATGGGTGGAAGAAGCTATCTGGTGATGATGTTGGAGAACTTCACTATAAATACTATCCAGTGATGCCAAGCACAGTGGAACAGGAAATGGTTGAAGTAGGTGGGGCATAA